A genomic segment from Sulfitobacter mediterraneus encodes:
- the ftsH gene encoding ATP-dependent zinc metalloprotease FtsH — MGNVRNLAFWVVLLLLVLALFNLFSGSSGNLQSNEITYSEFVKSVQNGEVRQVTLDGEQVRFRKADGAEYVAIKPEDAEITTLLIDNEVPVKATPQEQSGFQTFLMSLLPIVLLIGVWIYFMNRMQGGGKGGAMGFGKSKAKMLTEKHGRVTFDDVAGIDEAKEELEEIVEFLRNPQKFSRLGGKIPKGALLEGPPGTGKTLLARAIAGEAGVPFFTISGSDFVEMFVGVGASRVRDMFEQAKKNAPCIVFIDEIDAVGRHRGAGYGGGNDEREQTLNQLLVEMDGFEANEGVIIIAATNRKDVLDPALLRPGRFDRQVTVGNPDIKGREKILGVHARKTPLGPDVDLRIIARGTPGFSGADLANLVNEAALTAARLGRRFVAMMDFESAKDKIMMGAERRSMVLTQDQKEKTAYHEAGHAIVGIKLPKCDPVYKATIIPRGGALGMVMSLPEMDKLQMFKDEAEERIAMTMAGKAAEIFKYGADSVSSGPVGDIMQASQLARAMVMRYGMSDKVGNIDYQEAAAGYQANGGAGGFSVSAATKELIESEVKRIIDEGYELAYKLISENSEEFERLAQGLLEYETLTGEEIKRVMAGQPPAEDPDDDNSDEGNAPSVTAIPKAKGKGKKSPPSGGMEPEPSV; from the coding sequence TTGGGCAACGTGCGTAATCTCGCCTTCTGGGTTGTTTTGCTTTTGCTGGTTTTGGCGCTGTTCAATCTGTTCAGCGGATCCAGCGGAAATTTGCAAAGCAATGAGATCACTTATTCAGAGTTTGTAAAATCCGTTCAAAACGGTGAGGTGCGTCAGGTGACGCTGGATGGCGAGCAGGTCCGCTTCCGCAAGGCGGACGGTGCAGAATACGTCGCGATTAAACCGGAAGATGCTGAAATCACAACGCTTTTGATTGACAACGAGGTGCCGGTCAAAGCCACGCCTCAGGAACAATCAGGCTTCCAGACCTTCTTGATGTCGCTCTTGCCGATTGTGCTGCTGATTGGTGTGTGGATTTATTTCATGAACCGGATGCAGGGCGGTGGAAAAGGCGGGGCCATGGGCTTTGGCAAATCCAAGGCCAAGATGCTGACCGAAAAGCATGGGCGCGTCACGTTTGACGATGTCGCTGGCATTGATGAAGCCAAGGAAGAGCTTGAAGAGATTGTGGAATTCCTGCGCAACCCGCAGAAATTCTCGCGCCTCGGTGGCAAGATCCCCAAGGGCGCTTTGCTTGAAGGCCCTCCCGGTACTGGTAAGACTTTGCTGGCCCGCGCCATTGCGGGTGAGGCGGGTGTGCCATTCTTCACCATCTCGGGGTCCGATTTCGTCGAGATGTTCGTCGGCGTTGGCGCGTCGCGTGTGCGCGATATGTTTGAACAGGCGAAAAAGAACGCGCCTTGTATTGTGTTCATCGACGAAATTGACGCCGTGGGTCGCCATCGTGGTGCCGGTTATGGCGGCGGCAATGACGAACGCGAACAGACCTTGAACCAGCTTTTGGTCGAGATGGACGGTTTTGAAGCGAACGAAGGTGTCATCATCATCGCCGCGACCAACCGTAAGGATGTTCTGGACCCTGCATTGCTGCGTCCGGGCCGGTTTGACCGTCAGGTGACGGTGGGCAATCCAGACATCAAAGGCCGCGAAAAGATCCTTGGCGTGCACGCCCGCAAAACACCGCTTGGCCCTGATGTGGATCTGCGCATCATCGCCCGTGGCACGCCCGGCTTTTCCGGTGCCGATCTGGCCAACCTTGTGAACGAGGCGGCACTGACCGCCGCGCGACTGGGGCGCCGGTTTGTTGCAATGATGGATTTTGAATCCGCGAAAGACAAAATCATGATGGGTGCGGAACGCCGGTCGATGGTGCTGACGCAGGATCAAAAGGAAAAAACCGCATATCACGAGGCAGGCCATGCCATCGTCGGCATCAAGCTGCCGAAATGTGATCCGGTGTACAAGGCCACGATCATTCCGCGCGGTGGCGCTTTGGGCATGGTGATGAGCCTGCCAGAAATGGACAAGCTGCAGATGTTCAAGGATGAAGCCGAGGAACGCATTGCCATGACCATGGCGGGCAAGGCGGCTGAAATCTTCAAATACGGCGCTGACTCTGTATCGTCCGGCCCTGTGGGCGACATCATGCAAGCCAGCCAGCTGGCCCGTGCAATGGTCATGCGTTACGGCATGTCCGACAAGGTCGGCAACATCGACTACCAGGAAGCTGCGGCTGGATATCAGGCCAACGGAGGCGCGGGCGGGTTCTCTGTCTCGGCGGCGACGAAGGAACTGATCGAAAGCGAAGTGAAGCGGATCATCGATGAGGGCTATGAACTGGCTTACAAGCTGATCAGCGAAAACAGCGAAGAATTCGAGCGTCTTGCGCAAGGCCTGCTGGAATACGAAACCCTGACCGGCGAAGAGATCAAGCGCGTGATGGCTGGACAGCCGCCCGCCGAAGATCCCGATGACGACAATTCGGACGAAGGCAACGCACCCAGCGTGACGGCCATTCCAAAAGCCAAGGGCAAAGGCAAGAAATCACCGCCCTCCGGCGGGATGGAGCCAGAACCCTCGGTCTGA
- a CDS encoding MOSC domain-containing protein translates to MPELIPTDHYARITWMGTVPKDRPNIRSQPIDTAFASYAGIAGDYHEGLTRASCVRVTSQHPKGTEIRNVRQLSILSAEELDIIAKEIGLEAINPIHLGASLVVEGIDDFTHLPPNSRLQAENGATIVVDMQNGPCNYPAREIENDHPGHGKGFLPAARGRRGVCAWIEREGQLSIGDVLRLHIPGQRAWAHK, encoded by the coding sequence ATGCCAGAATTAATACCAACTGATCATTACGCCCGCATCACCTGGATGGGCACAGTGCCTAAGGATCGGCCGAATATCCGGTCACAACCGATTGACACCGCTTTTGCCAGCTATGCCGGCATTGCAGGGGACTACCACGAAGGGCTGACCCGTGCCTCCTGTGTGCGTGTCACGTCGCAGCACCCCAAAGGCACCGAGATCCGCAATGTGCGGCAGCTTTCCATTCTGTCCGCGGAAGAGCTGGATATCATCGCCAAGGAAATTGGTCTTGAGGCGATCAACCCGATCCATCTTGGCGCCTCGCTCGTGGTTGAGGGGATTGATGATTTCACCCACCTGCCGCCCAACTCCCGCCTGCAAGCCGAGAATGGCGCGACCATCGTGGTGGATATGCAAAACGGCCCCTGCAACTATCCCGCCCGCGAGATTGAGAACGATCACCCCGGTCACGGCAAAGGATTCTTGCCCGCCGCACGGGGCCGCCGGGGCGTCTGCGCCTGGATCGAACGGGAAGGGCAGTTATCGATTGGGGACGTTTTGCGTTTGCACATCCCCGGACAGCGGGCATGGGCCCATAAATAA